DNA from bacterium:
CATTAAAATGCGCATAACCGCATTTTATTTTTTGTTTCTCAGTAATTCTTAATTCCTGCCCCGCTGATTTTGTTTCAGCCACAAAATAAACCGTCTTTTCGTTCTTTTTTATTAACGCCCAGTCGGGGTTATAACTTCCGATAGGTGTTTTAATTTTAAACCAGAACGGCAGTTTAAAATAGAATTCAATATCATCCCTGTTTTCACACTCTTTTGCAAACTCGTATTCCACATTTGAATCAAGCGCTACCAGCTTACTGTAAATCGTCTTATCTTCTTTCGATATTTCAAAGGTTAAATCATTGATATGTATCTCGTAATCCTCGAACAACCTCATTTCATATTCTTTTGAGCCGATTTTTTCATATTTGATACCGTCAATCATTAAATCATTAAGCACCTCATTTATAGCCTTGATTGAATTATCAAGAAAATACTGCGGATTAACTAACACATCGCCTATTCTTCCGGATCTGACAAGAATTCCCAGTATCGTAGAACGGGTCAACTCTGTTCTTTCCTGGATATATGACAATAAATCCGGTATCTTAAAAATCCCGTCAAGCGAACTAATATAAGATGCCTTTGGTTCGGCCACAATGCCGGCATCATCAAATTCCAATACCGTTTTTGTTGTTTTAATTACCGTTTTTTTTACGGCTGGCATTTCTTTAACGGCTTTTGCAGCCTTTTGAATTAATTCTTGTGTTTCATAGCGTACGCTGTATATAGTCTTGTGTTTAATTCTGTCCCGGATTTCTTTAAATTTCTCATCCAATTCAAAACCTTTGCGGTATTTGACCGTTGCTCTTTTTTGTTTGTTCTTAATTCGTCCTTTAAACGAAACTCCGCAATCTTCTTCAATCTCGGTTTGCAGCTGCTTTGCAAAGTCCTCATAAGCTTCATTTGCTACAACAGTCAGACGGTTAATATTTCTATCCTGAATTCTGACACCTTCCTGATTGACGGAAAGTCTTAATCCTCTGCCTATTTCCTGCCTTTTTTTAAGTTCGGACTTCGTTTCATTCAGAGTGCAAATCTGAAAAACATTCGGATTGTCCCATCCTTCTCTTAAAGCGGAATGACTAAATATAACCCTTAGCGGCTCATTAATATCCAGAAGCTGCTCTTTGTTTTTCATAATAAGTTTAAAGGTATCGCTATCAGCCTGAGTATTCCCCATTGTATCTTTCCATCTGCCTTTCTTATCAGCCGAGAAATATCCGTTATGGACTTCTTCCGCATCAAAGGGAATTACGCCTTTAAATACCGGTTTGCCTGAGATTTCCCTGTAAATTTCTTCAAACCATTTTGCAAATTTGCCTTTAACGGGCTTCCCGTCATTGTCATAATCGCGGTAATTGGCAACTCTGTCGATAAAAATTAAGGAGAGTACTTTTATGCCCCTGTCCTTTAATCTTTTTCCCTTGAATAAATGTTCCTCTACGGTCTTTCGTAATTGAGTTTTCATAACCTCATCGCTAAGACCGCCGAGAGTATCGCCTGTGAATACTGTTTCTCCGTTTGAAAGGTCAATAAAACCTTCCTCAACATCAATGCCGTTTACAATATACCCGTCTTTATATATTTCCCTTTTACAGGAAAGCTCGTATAAATCGTCGCCGACTTTTGCAGTAACGGCTTTTCTTTTCACGCCGTCCTTTGTATTCACATCAATGCTTATTTTTGCGGAAGTTTTTGTTTTGGTCGCGCTCGTTTTTTTTAGAGAAACATAAGCCTCATTAAAATCATTTTCAGTAACAACCGAGTCAACCTCTATCTGTTTAACCAACCCGAGGTCATAAGCTTTTACCGGATCAAGACTGTAAATCATGTTATAGCGGTTTATGTGTGTAGCTGAATAACGCAATGTGCAAAGCGGATTCAGATTTTCAATGGCT
Protein-coding regions in this window:
- a CDS encoding DEAD/DEAH box helicase family protein; this encodes MKLHFDPNQQFQIDAINSTVGIFEGQPLNTGDFSFTIESEGFLSPDGGIGNRLTIADEQILKNVRAMQEKNEIPVSNKLDGMHFSVEMETGTGKTYVYLRTIYELNRKYGFKKFVVVVPSIAIREGVLKNLEITFEHFQSLYDKVPVNFVVYDSKRVSNLRNFAISNTIQILVINIDSFAKDENIINKPNDKLTGKRPIEFIQATNPFVIVDEPQNMETDIRKKAIENLNPLCTLRYSATHINRYNMIYSLDPVKAYDLGLVKQIEVDSVVTENDFNEAYVSLKKTSATKTKTSAKISIDVNTKDGVKRKAVTAKVGDDLYELSCKREIYKDGYIVNGIDVEEGFIDLSNGETVFTGDTLGGLSDEVMKTQLRKTVEEHLFKGKRLKDRGIKVLSLIFIDRVANYRDYDNDGKPVKGKFAKWFEEIYREISGKPVFKGVIPFDAEEVHNGYFSADKKGRWKDTMGNTQADSDTFKLIMKNKEQLLDINEPLRVIFSHSALREGWDNPNVFQICTLNETKSELKKRQEIGRGLRLSVNQEGVRIQDRNINRLTVVANEAYEDFAKQLQTEIEEDCGVSFKGRIKNKQKRATVKYRKGFELDEKFKEIRDRIKHKTIYSVRYETQELIQKAAKAVKEMPAVKKTVIKTTKTVLEFDDAGIVAEPKASYISSLDGIFKIPDLLSYIQERTELTRSTILGILVRSGRIGDVLVNPQYFLDNSIKAINEVLNDLMIDGIKYEKIGSKEYEMRLFEDYEIHINDLTFEISKEDKTIYSKLVALDSNVEYEFAKECENRDDIEFYFKLPFWFKIKTPIGSYNPDWALIKKNEKTVYFVAETKSAGQELRITEKQKIKCGYAHFNEFEDVKYRQVATVGELD